The DNA sequence TGTCGAACATTTTCTCGAAATCACAGTTTGATTTTCATGCCATCTGCAGATAAGAAAGAGTTTAATAAGAGTCTGACAGAAGACAATAAAACCGAGGACTTGGAAAGCACTTGCTCTGACCTTTTGCCCACCACTCCGTCCTCTGCCTTCCGGTCCCTAACTCTGAGAAGCCCTGGCATACGTGAAAAGAAAGTTGCATTTAAACCTGTGTCTTATCTGAGGAAGCTTGATTTTGAAGAATTCCCTGTTCCTGGCAAGAGTAGCGGCACCATGGAGAACCAATTCAACAGCCTTGACAAATTCTCCAAAGGTCTGCTTCCAGATACTAACATGGAACCCTCAAAGTCTGTCTGGGATGGTTGGCAGAGATCTAAATCTAATGACCAGTCTTGTCCAGGCCCTTGTAAAGAACTCTCTGTTAAAGGAGCCATATCCACTGATCTTGTAGACGATGAGCCAGATGGTTTCCAGATGTCCAGCGAGGCCTCCATGGATGCAGCATACCTGGACAAAATCTCAGAGTTGGACTCCATGATGCTGGACGGAGAGAGTTCCAGTAGCCGGGGGTCACAGCTCTCCCTGGCCTCCTCTCCTCACACAGACTTGGACAACACTCTCATCTCAGAACCACAAACCTGCCCCGATGTCTTGTCAAGCCGTGGTTGTAAACCTGTGATACAGTGTGACCAGAAGAGCCACCCACCACGTGGCATCTTGAATGACAAAGAGGCTCCAAAAGGCTCTACACAGGAATGTTCTGCTGCGCTGGTGTCAGACAGGGGGAGCAGTGCCCATGACCCTGCCAGTGCAGAGCATGCAGGGCCCTCTCAGACCGATGAACTGTcttttgatttgttgtttgattCATTGGAAGAGAATAAGGCCGGGCCCTCTGGCTCTCTCAGTCCAGCAAGCCGTGATCATGGTCATGTAAACCCTTctgcctcctcttcttcctgctGCACTGGTAAATCTGTGAACACAAGAGACAGACACGCACTGAACGTCAG is a window from the Micropterus dolomieu isolate WLL.071019.BEF.003 ecotype Adirondacks linkage group LG20, ASM2129224v1, whole genome shotgun sequence genome containing:
- the obi1 gene encoding ORC ubiquitin ligase 1 isoform X2; its protein translation is MKNLSLESQLKTALDPCSINTVQTGDKKVDPYVLEEWTNKLRAATDVCNKVKQDMDKLKEANKVLRSQNVDLVQENMRLKAEVVSRSPQKFGRYTVAALEAKIQQYERDVDHLKRALDRSDQYIEDLESRVSTSEKRPLEVQEACGKAGSEAFTQQQKINMMMRSLSDNERESICSNPEAECRTFSRNHSLIFMPSADKKEFNKSLTEDNKTEDLESTCSDLLPTTPSSAFRSLTLRSPGIREKKVAFKPVSYLRKLDFEEFPVPGKSSGTMENQFNSLDKFSKGLLPDTNMEPSKSVWDGWQRSKSNDQSCPGPCKELSVKGAISTDLVDDEPDGFQMSSEASMDAAYLDKISELDSMMLDGESSSSRGSQLSLASSPHTDLDNTLISEPQTCPDVLSSRGCKPVIQCDQKSHPPRGILNDKEAPKGSTQECSAALVSDRGSSAHDPASAEHAGPSQTDELSFDLLFDSLEENKAGPSGSLSPASRDHGHVNPSASSSSCCTGKSVNTRDRHALNVSQPTKRKSHSPFNTSSPTKLSKLM
- the obi1 gene encoding ORC ubiquitin ligase 1 isoform X1, with the protein product MALNFQTSTLSLTLPISCQICLGKVRQPVICGNHHVFCSSCMDTWLKKASQCPTCRVPITADNPCREIIGGTNESDHSDSPSVRKCLRKTRGELLLREYEEEIEGLIRENEELKMKNLSLESQLKTALDPCSINTVQTGDKKVDPYVLEEWTNKLRAATDVCNKVKQDMDKLKEANKVLRSQNVDLVQENMRLKAEVVSRSPQKFGRYTVAALEAKIQQYERDVDHLKRALDRSDQYIEDLESRVSTSEKRPLEVQEACGKAGSEAFTQQQKINMMMRSLSDNERESICSNPEAECRTFSRNHSLIFMPSADKKEFNKSLTEDNKTEDLESTCSDLLPTTPSSAFRSLTLRSPGIREKKVAFKPVSYLRKLDFEEFPVPGKSSGTMENQFNSLDKFSKGLLPDTNMEPSKSVWDGWQRSKSNDQSCPGPCKELSVKGAISTDLVDDEPDGFQMSSEASMDAAYLDKISELDSMMLDGESSSSRGSQLSLASSPHTDLDNTLISEPQTCPDVLSSRGCKPVIQCDQKSHPPRGILNDKEAPKGSTQECSAALVSDRGSSAHDPASAEHAGPSQTDELSFDLLFDSLEENKAGPSGSLSPASRDHGHVNPSASSSSCCTGKSVNTRDRHALNVSQPTKRKSHSPFNTSSPTKLSKLM